A section of the Metabacillus endolithicus genome encodes:
- the flgB gene encoding flagellar basal body rod protein FlgB, with translation MKLFSNTINSLETAISQSTAKQKVISNNIANVDTPNYKAQEVRFNTALSNEMQKLQATKTNAKHFEFGGSDTSSFKIVSRNNTNYHHNGNNVDIDSEMTEMAKNQIQYNALIERISGKFNSLKTVIKGGR, from the coding sequence ATGAAATTATTTTCAAATACAATAAATAGTTTAGAAACCGCAATTTCTCAATCAACTGCTAAGCAAAAGGTTATCTCTAATAACATTGCCAATGTTGATACCCCGAATTATAAAGCTCAAGAGGTTCGGTTTAATACTGCATTATCAAATGAGATGCAAAAACTTCAGGCTACAAAGACAAACGCCAAACATTTTGAATTTGGTGGTTCTGATACATCAAGCTTTAAAATCGTTTCAAGAAATAACACCAATTATCATCATAATGGAAATAATGTTGACATTGATTCTGAAATGACAGAAATGGCAAAAAATCAAATTCAATATAATGCACTAATCGAAAGAATAAGTGGGAAATTTAACTCACTAAAAACAGTGATTAAAGGTGGCAGATAA